The following proteins are encoded in a genomic region of Bacillus sp. FJAT-22090:
- a CDS encoding S8 family peptidase has translation MKLRKKSSSVKALSVVASLLMTFSLVAPNVVSAETTSKLHQSFRDSSSNNISVKDKLNSRLLENFKNDEKVTFLIKFKEKSDSLQVAEEARKNADEANLSAHNTKLIQRSAVVSELKATSIESQQTVKQFLQQEIAKGNAEDLTSYYIVNGMAVTATQEVAEKIATFAEVEKILPNETRQLFTTKTENAVVPKAETANIEWNIERVKAPDVWAMGIDGSGTVVASIDTGVQWDHPALKQKYRGYNAATGQVSHDYNWFDATAGRATPYDDIDHGTHVTGTMVGSEPNGANQIGVAPGAKYIAVKAFSAAGGTDVDLLEAAQWILAPTDAAGNARVDMAPDIVNNSWGGGPGLDEWYRDVVINWRAAEIFPEFSAGNTTLSNPGGAGSVAAPANYPESFATGATDINNKVGSFSLRGPSPYAEIKPDISAPGVNIRSSVPGGGYEGGWNGTSMSGPAVSGVAALLRQVNANLTVDEMEEILLNTANPLTDAQYPAVPNHAYGYGLVDAYEAVSSIITGLGTLKGQVTQQGDDNEAPTFEHTAPSETYAGMDLELTIDVNDNISVASVILNYKDADGAWQVIEAGRKSGDYKAGEFGVVVPGELITGNSFTYKWIVNDFGNNEVSSEEYVVQVKPGITVGYFEDFEGQPTGWYSFGEQNSWEWGVPTSGPGNAASGEKVYATNLAGLYANRMNATLVAPPIDLPEGNSYLQFKHWHNFEQSSSGRAWDYGHVFVSTDQENWTQLLMVQGQSNGWVSAEVDLSAYAGQRIYIGFNAFSDGSVQRDGWYIDDVSLANISQTGKVSKGNKGTIGNNGNNGNTNNGNNKDKDKEALKEAVDPKTIRPVLPVKETPPVKEAIVNPTLLPLGAQVSVLESGRSVYSNPADGSYSLTHGAGTFTVKAEAYGFTSEEQSVAIEADGTTTANFTLDEVAQNTVSGTITDQSTGEGVAGATILLVEDANITPVETDASGNYSLTAYEGDYTLKVVARGYHSQEVSITIGAEAITQNIALEPFYTYPGGEIGYDDGSAENARAFNAAGNAWAVKMSLPEGKENGIVTDGVFRFWDTEWPVPGGTAFAVEVWDATGANGAPGKMLAGPIDATALRNGEWTVVNLTEHNIVVNGDFFMVYRQTFANPNTPGLATDENGTNAGRSYQGVSGAWSPSPTAEGNYMIRARVSYEVSAPVITSPAANLTTSQEALTVEGTASPTATIKLKQNGKDSGSVVVGSDGKFAIPATLTEGANEFKVVSVLDGRTTGESAPVTVILDTIKPEMTITSPKDGDKTNRESVTVEGTVKDANLDFVKVNGQTAQVVNGKYSKRILLENGANEITVIAQDKAKNKTSKKVTVTAQYDAPVIENLKPAQDLHLTTGKSVKIEFDSEPGLKTTFVIHMPLTNVGDVQNATELPMMEQSNGHYVGYWTVPADTVANGAVIEVKAVDSFENETRERAAGKLYINVAAPSAQPSVETPAETPVDVPAETETPAEKMAE, from the coding sequence ATGAAGTTGAGGAAGAAAAGTAGTTCAGTCAAAGCTCTTAGTGTTGTAGCATCTTTACTCATGACGTTTTCGCTAGTAGCACCAAATGTTGTAAGCGCAGAAACAACTAGTAAGCTTCATCAATCGTTCAGAGATTCAAGCTCTAATAACATTTCTGTGAAAGACAAATTGAATAGCCGTCTGCTTGAAAACTTTAAAAACGATGAGAAGGTTACATTCCTAATTAAATTCAAGGAAAAATCTGACTCTCTTCAAGTGGCTGAAGAAGCAAGAAAAAATGCAGATGAAGCAAACCTATCAGCTCATAATACAAAGCTTATTCAACGCTCGGCTGTTGTATCTGAGTTAAAGGCAACGTCTATTGAGTCTCAACAAACGGTTAAACAATTTTTACAACAAGAAATAGCGAAAGGAAATGCCGAAGATCTTACCTCCTACTACATCGTAAATGGGATGGCAGTTACTGCGACACAGGAAGTAGCTGAAAAGATAGCAACTTTCGCAGAAGTAGAAAAAATATTACCAAATGAAACTCGTCAACTGTTTACAACAAAAACAGAAAATGCGGTCGTTCCTAAAGCAGAAACTGCAAATATCGAGTGGAACATTGAGCGTGTGAAAGCACCAGATGTTTGGGCGATGGGCATTGATGGTTCAGGAACGGTAGTAGCAAGTATCGATACAGGAGTTCAGTGGGATCACCCAGCTTTAAAACAAAAATATCGTGGTTACAATGCTGCAACTGGACAAGTCTCACATGACTATAACTGGTTTGATGCAACAGCTGGACGAGCTACTCCATATGATGATATTGACCATGGGACGCACGTAACAGGAACAATGGTTGGTAGTGAACCAAATGGTGCAAACCAAATTGGTGTAGCTCCGGGAGCAAAATATATTGCAGTAAAAGCTTTCTCAGCAGCTGGTGGTACTGATGTCGACTTGTTAGAGGCGGCACAATGGATTTTAGCACCAACTGATGCAGCTGGAAACGCACGTGTTGATATGGCTCCGGACATTGTTAATAACTCTTGGGGTGGCGGTCCTGGTCTTGATGAATGGTACCGTGACGTAGTTATTAACTGGCGTGCAGCAGAAATTTTCCCTGAATTCTCTGCAGGTAACACAACGCTTTCAAATCCAGGTGGTGCAGGATCGGTTGCAGCACCAGCAAACTATCCTGAATCATTTGCGACGGGTGCAACTGATATCAATAACAAAGTGGGTAGCTTCTCACTACGTGGTCCTTCGCCTTATGCGGAGATTAAACCAGATATCTCAGCACCAGGTGTAAATATCCGTTCATCCGTACCGGGTGGTGGTTATGAAGGTGGTTGGAATGGGACATCTATGTCAGGTCCAGCGGTATCTGGTGTAGCGGCACTTCTTCGACAAGTAAATGCGAACTTGACGGTTGATGAAATGGAGGAAATTTTGCTTAATACAGCTAATCCTTTGACAGATGCTCAATATCCAGCAGTTCCTAACCATGCATATGGATATGGGTTAGTGGATGCTTATGAAGCAGTATCCTCGATTATTACTGGATTAGGAACATTAAAAGGACAAGTAACCCAACAAGGTGATGACAATGAAGCACCAACATTCGAACATACAGCTCCAAGCGAGACGTATGCGGGAATGGATTTAGAATTGACGATAGATGTTAATGATAACATTAGCGTTGCTTCAGTTATTCTAAACTATAAAGATGCAGATGGAGCTTGGCAAGTAATTGAAGCTGGTCGCAAATCTGGTGATTATAAAGCTGGCGAGTTCGGTGTAGTAGTTCCTGGTGAATTAATCACAGGTAACTCATTTACGTACAAATGGATTGTAAACGATTTTGGTAATAATGAAGTTAGCAGTGAAGAATATGTTGTTCAAGTGAAACCAGGAATTACGGTTGGATACTTTGAAGACTTTGAAGGACAGCCAACGGGTTGGTATTCATTTGGAGAACAAAACAGTTGGGAATGGGGCGTGCCTACATCCGGACCAGGAAATGCTGCATCAGGTGAAAAGGTATATGCAACAAACTTAGCTGGATTATACGCGAATCGCATGAACGCAACACTAGTTGCACCTCCAATTGACCTGCCAGAAGGAAACTCTTACTTGCAGTTCAAACATTGGCACAATTTTGAGCAATCTTCCTCAGGAAGAGCTTGGGATTACGGACATGTATTTGTTTCGACTGACCAAGAAAACTGGACGCAATTACTAATGGTTCAAGGTCAATCGAATGGATGGGTAAGTGCAGAGGTTGATCTGTCTGCATATGCTGGTCAACGTATTTACATTGGATTTAATGCATTCTCTGATGGAAGCGTTCAAAGAGATGGCTGGTATATCGATGATGTATCTTTAGCTAATATCTCACAAACTGGAAAAGTATCAAAAGGAAATAAAGGAACAATCGGAAATAACGGAAATAATGGAAATACAAATAACGGAAATAACAAGGATAAAGACAAAGAGGCATTAAAAGAAGCGGTTGATCCAAAAACAATCAGACCTGTATTACCTGTTAAAGAAACACCACCAGTAAAAGAGGCAATTGTTAATCCTACCCTTCTACCGTTAGGTGCTCAAGTTAGTGTACTAGAATCAGGACGCTCGGTTTATTCAAATCCAGCTGATGGTTCTTATTCTTTAACACATGGTGCAGGAACGTTCACCGTAAAAGCGGAAGCTTATGGATTCACCTCGGAAGAACAATCTGTAGCGATTGAAGCTGATGGTACAACAACTGCTAATTTCACTTTAGATGAAGTAGCACAAAATACAGTAAGTGGTACAATTACGGACCAATCGACAGGTGAGGGGGTTGCAGGAGCAACAATTTTACTTGTGGAAGATGCAAACATCACCCCTGTGGAAACTGATGCATCAGGTAACTATTCACTTACAGCATACGAAGGTGATTACACATTAAAAGTAGTTGCTCGAGGCTACCATAGCCAAGAAGTGTCCATTACTATTGGAGCTGAAGCAATTACGCAAAACATTGCACTAGAGCCATTCTACACGTATCCTGGTGGAGAAATAGGCTATGATGACGGTTCAGCTGAAAATGCTCGTGCTTTTAATGCAGCAGGAAATGCATGGGCAGTAAAAATGTCTCTACCTGAAGGCAAAGAAAACGGTATCGTTACAGATGGCGTATTCCGATTCTGGGATACTGAATGGCCAGTCCCTGGTGGAACTGCATTTGCTGTTGAAGTTTGGGATGCTACAGGTGCAAATGGTGCACCAGGTAAGATGCTTGCAGGCCCAATAGATGCAACAGCTTTACGTAACGGTGAATGGACAGTTGTGAATTTAACTGAACACAACATTGTCGTAAATGGCGACTTCTTCATGGTATACCGCCAAACTTTTGCAAACCCAAATACACCAGGTTTAGCAACAGATGAAAATGGAACAAATGCTGGAAGAAGTTATCAAGGAGTTTCTGGTGCTTGGTCTCCATCACCAACTGCTGAAGGTAACTATATGATTCGTGCTCGAGTAAGCTATGAAGTAAGCGCGCCAGTCATCACATCTCCTGCTGCTAATTTGACAACAAGTCAAGAAGCGTTGACTGTTGAGGGGACTGCATCACCGACTGCTACTATAAAGTTGAAACAAAACGGTAAAGATTCTGGATCTGTTGTTGTAGGCAGTGACGGTAAATTTGCAATCCCTGCGACACTTACTGAAGGTGCTAATGAGTTCAAAGTAGTTTCGGTATTAGATGGCAGAACAACAGGTGAATCTGCACCAGTTACAGTCATTTTAGATACAATAAAACCTGAAATGACGATCACAAGCCCAAAAGATGGTGATAAAACTAATCGTGAATCAGTTACTGTCGAAGGTACTGTTAAAGACGCAAACCTTGACTTCGTAAAGGTTAACGGTCAAACTGCACAAGTGGTTAATGGAAAATATTCAAAACGTATACTTCTTGAGAACGGTGCGAATGAAATTACAGTCATCGCTCAAGATAAAGCGAAAAATAAAACTTCCAAAAAAGTGACAGTAACTGCTCAATACGATGCACCTGTTATTGAGAACTTAAAACCTGCACAAGACCTTCACTTGACAACAGGTAAAAGCGTTAAAATTGAATTTGATAGTGAGCCAGGATTGAAGACAACATTTGTCATCCATATGCCACTAACAAATGTTGGAGATGTTCAAAACGCTACGGAATTACCAATGATGGAACAATCTAATGGTCACTATGTCGGATACTGGACAGTACCAGCAGATACTGTTGCCAACGGAGCAGTTATCGAAGTAAAAGCTGTTGACAGCTTCGAAAACGAAACACGCGAAAGAGCAGCGGGTAAATTATACATCAATGTAGCGGCGCCTTCAGCTCAACCATCAGTTGAGACACCTGCAGAGACTCCTGTGGATGTGCCTGCAGAAACGGAAACACCTGCTGAAAAGATGGCGGAATAA
- the qoxB gene encoding cytochrome aa3 quinol oxidase subunit I produces the protein MDFFDRFAVPHPSFLIYASMVGIGLTMIAIVVGITYFKKWGYLWREWITTVDHKRIGIMYLLSALLMLFRGGVDAIMMRYQLSMPENTFLDSQHYNEVFTTHGVVMILFMAMPFIIFFFNYLVPLQIGARDVAFPRLNALSFWLFFMGMGLFNISFIVGGSPDAGWTSYFPLAGNEFSTSVGSNYYMIAIQIAGIGTLMTGINFITTILKMRAPGMTLMKMPMFTWSAFIANVIIVFAFPVLTVLLAMGTMDRLFGTNFFTTTNGGMDMLWANLFWVWGHPEVYILILPAFGLYSEIISTFARRNLYGYKSMVASMVVISLLSFVVWAHHFFTMGQGALTNSIFSITTMAIAVPTGVKIFNWLFTLWKGKIEFTTPMLYSIMFIPLFTLGGVTGVMLAMSAADYQYHNTMFLVAHFHNVIIPGVVYAMLAGLTFYWPKIFGFMLNEKLGKWTAWILSVGFVLAFIPMYITGLDGQARRMYTYSESTGFSALNMVSFIGAAIMAVGFVLLVYNIYYSTRYASRDIASDPWDARSLEWATHTPVPEYNFAITPQVASTQAFWDSKKNGHELFNGKIEKIHMPNNSGLPFIMSCIFFVFGFAMIFSIWPLAIVSLIGILACLTYRSFEKDHGRYISVEEIEETERKLRGAKK, from the coding sequence ATGGATTTCTTTGATCGCTTTGCCGTACCACATCCAAGCTTTTTAATATACGCATCCATGGTTGGTATTGGTCTTACGATGATTGCTATAGTCGTAGGAATTACCTACTTTAAGAAATGGGGATACCTTTGGCGCGAATGGATCACAACTGTTGATCACAAACGTATAGGGATCATGTATTTGCTATCAGCCTTACTTATGCTGTTCCGAGGTGGCGTTGATGCAATTATGATGCGCTATCAGCTGTCAATGCCGGAGAACACGTTTCTAGATTCTCAGCATTATAATGAAGTTTTCACAACACATGGGGTCGTAATGATTCTGTTTATGGCTATGCCGTTCATTATATTTTTCTTTAATTACCTAGTACCATTACAAATCGGAGCACGTGACGTTGCATTTCCTCGTCTAAATGCATTGAGCTTCTGGTTATTCTTTATGGGAATGGGATTATTCAACATTTCATTTATAGTGGGTGGATCACCTGATGCTGGTTGGACTTCTTACTTCCCTCTTGCAGGGAATGAATTTAGTACATCCGTTGGTTCGAATTATTACATGATTGCTATTCAAATCGCCGGAATTGGTACACTAATGACTGGTATTAACTTTATTACGACTATCTTAAAAATGAGAGCTCCTGGCATGACTCTTATGAAAATGCCAATGTTCACTTGGTCTGCATTTATCGCAAACGTCATCATTGTTTTTGCTTTCCCTGTATTAACAGTATTGCTTGCAATGGGGACAATGGATAGATTATTTGGAACAAACTTCTTTACAACCACCAATGGTGGTATGGATATGCTTTGGGCTAACTTGTTCTGGGTTTGGGGACACCCTGAAGTATATATCTTGATTTTACCTGCATTCGGTCTATATAGTGAGATTATTTCAACCTTTGCACGACGCAACCTTTATGGTTATAAGTCCATGGTTGCTTCAATGGTAGTCATTTCTTTACTATCATTTGTAGTTTGGGCTCACCATTTCTTCACAATGGGCCAAGGTGCGTTAACAAATAGTATATTCTCCATCACAACGATGGCAATAGCTGTTCCGACCGGGGTTAAAATATTTAACTGGCTGTTCACCCTTTGGAAAGGGAAAATTGAATTTACTACCCCAATGCTTTATTCCATAATGTTTATCCCACTGTTTACATTAGGTGGAGTTACCGGAGTAATGCTTGCAATGTCAGCTGCTGACTATCAATATCACAATACGATGTTCTTAGTAGCTCATTTCCATAACGTAATTATTCCAGGTGTGGTTTACGCTATGCTAGCTGGTCTTACATTCTATTGGCCAAAAATATTTGGTTTCATGTTAAACGAAAAGCTTGGTAAATGGACAGCTTGGATTTTATCAGTCGGATTTGTCCTAGCCTTCATTCCAATGTATATTACAGGCTTAGATGGTCAGGCACGTCGCATGTACACTTACTCTGAATCAACCGGTTTTAGTGCGTTAAATATGGTTTCTTTCATTGGTGCAGCAATTATGGCAGTAGGTTTTGTCCTTCTTGTCTACAATATTTACTATAGTACTCGTTATGCTTCAAGGGATATTGCTAGTGACCCATGGGATGCACGTTCACTTGAATGGGCAACACATACTCCAGTACCAGAATATAATTTTGCAATTACACCACAAGTTGCATCGACACAAGCATTTTGGGATTCAAAGAAAAATGGTCATGAATTATTCAATGGAAAAATTGAAAAAATTCACATGCCAAATAACAGTGGTTTACCATTTATCATGAGCTGTATCTTCTTTGTCTTTGGATTTGCGATGATATTCAGCATTTGGCCACTTGCCATAGTGTCATTAATCGGTATTTTAGCTTGTTTGACTTATCGTTCATTCGAGAAAGACCATGGAAGATATATTTCTGTAGAGGAAATCGAAGAAACTGAAAGAAAATTGCGAGGTGCTAAAAAATGA
- the qoxD gene encoding cytochrome aa3 quinol oxidase subunit IV yields the protein MKELFPLKQVMGFAFSLVLTAVALLVYFTDMSYSIGMTVLLLTAFIQAGLQLVVFMHAGETNDKNSIYVNIYYGLILAILTILGTLLTLVWDM from the coding sequence ATGAAAGAATTATTCCCTCTTAAACAAGTAATGGGCTTTGCATTCTCATTAGTTCTTACAGCAGTGGCACTATTAGTGTATTTTACTGATATGTCCTACTCAATTGGTATGACTGTTCTTCTCCTTACGGCATTTATACAGGCTGGTCTTCAGCTGGTAGTATTTATGCACGCAGGTGAGACCAACGATAAAAATTCTATTTATGTAAATATATATTATGGTTTAATCCTTGCTATATTAACCATACTAGGCACCTTGCTGACGTTGGTTTGGGATATGTAA
- a CDS encoding SLAP domain-containing protein codes for MQKLEFEASWDKSLSSKDRKEIEEIFLQTYKTESQDILLTPIWEAVNHKSELLITVLVHNFSEEEITFYNRKLAYMENENSLAEHTFTLQTLKIKPKVSMPWTFIFPVESLKNYATFQNGHLVIINN; via the coding sequence ATGCAAAAGCTTGAGTTTGAAGCATCATGGGATAAGTCCTTATCCAGTAAGGATCGAAAAGAAATCGAAGAAATTTTCCTCCAAACATACAAAACGGAGTCTCAAGATATTCTTCTAACACCAATTTGGGAAGCAGTGAATCATAAGAGTGAATTATTGATCACTGTACTTGTACATAATTTTTCTGAAGAAGAGATTACTTTTTATAATAGAAAATTAGCTTATATGGAAAATGAAAATTCTCTTGCTGAGCATACTTTTACACTACAAACATTGAAAATTAAACCCAAAGTTAGTATGCCATGGACTTTCATATTTCCCGTTGAGAGCCTAAAGAATTATGCTACATTTCAAAACGGTCATTTAGTCATTATTAATAATTAG
- the qoxC gene encoding cytochrome aa3 quinol oxidase subunit III, translated as MKVDNSLPLEYSTEENSLKILGFWIFIGAEIMLFATLFASYFTLENRIGNGPSGAEIFEITPVLVETILLLTSSFTIGLAIHAMRMNNKKATMAFFAVTLILGAAFVSFEIYEFIHYVHVGAGLQTSAFTAILLTTLGTHGLHVTLGFFWGVFILLQIKKRGLTPETANKSFIFSLYWHFLDIIWIFIFSFIYLKGMM; from the coding sequence ATGAAGGTAGATAACTCGCTTCCACTTGAATACAGCACGGAAGAAAATAGCTTAAAAATCTTAGGTTTTTGGATTTTCATTGGTGCGGAAATTATGCTTTTCGCGACACTATTTGCATCTTATTTTACTTTAGAAAATCGTATTGGCAATGGACCTTCTGGGGCAGAAATTTTTGAAATTACACCAGTATTAGTTGAAACGATTTTACTATTAACAAGTAGCTTTACGATTGGACTTGCCATTCATGCTATGCGAATGAACAATAAAAAAGCGACAATGGCATTCTTTGCGGTTACTCTTATACTTGGGGCAGCATTCGTAAGCTTCGAAATTTATGAGTTCATTCACTATGTGCATGTTGGAGCAGGGTTACAAACTAGTGCTTTTACTGCCATTTTGTTAACGACCTTAGGAACACACGGATTACACGTTACACTTGGTTTCTTCTGGGGAGTATTTATCCTATTGCAGATCAAAAAACGTGGCTTGACTCCGGAAACAGCCAATAAATCATTTATTTTCTCTCTCTATTGGCATTTCTTAGATATTATTTGGATTTTCATCTTCAGCTTCATCTACTTGAAAGGAATGATGTAA
- a CDS encoding S1C family serine protease — protein sequence MDPNEKQHKDDWKEEELSEEEFLELVLEAQREALQKEALEKKSNRPNRPFPKWVFYLMASILFVSTFASIFQIYSIPAIEFIKTSAKLSAQEEIAVYKKSVVVILTDDSKGTGFSISSDGMILTNYHVVEGNETVTVGFPDDRRFRAKVIDTYPSVDLAVLDIKEEDLPFLELAERTTFEADESIYFIGNPLGFTGIANEGTIIDYTQLSDWDIPVVMMKAPVYRGNSGSPVLNKDGKVIGVIFATLDHDEHGRVGLFVPIDEYLNTK from the coding sequence ATGGATCCAAATGAAAAACAACATAAGGATGATTGGAAAGAGGAAGAGCTAAGCGAAGAAGAGTTTCTCGAACTTGTATTAGAGGCACAGAGGGAAGCACTTCAGAAAGAAGCTCTTGAAAAAAAGAGTAATAGACCAAACAGACCTTTTCCAAAATGGGTATTCTATTTGATGGCTTCTATTCTGTTTGTCAGTACATTTGCATCAATCTTTCAAATTTACTCTATTCCAGCTATTGAATTTATTAAAACGTCTGCAAAATTGTCTGCTCAGGAAGAGATAGCAGTTTATAAAAAGTCTGTCGTAGTCATCTTAACAGATGATAGCAAAGGAACCGGCTTTTCTATATCAAGCGATGGTATGATTTTGACTAACTATCATGTTGTGGAAGGTAATGAAACTGTAACAGTTGGTTTTCCTGATGACAGGCGTTTTCGTGCTAAAGTAATAGATACATATCCTTCTGTCGATCTTGCTGTATTAGATATTAAGGAGGAGGATCTCCCATTTTTGGAGCTTGCGGAGAGAACTACTTTTGAAGCTGATGAATCTATATACTTTATTGGTAATCCACTAGGTTTTACTGGTATTGCAAATGAAGGAACAATTATTGATTATACACAGTTAAGTGATTGGGACATACCTGTAGTCATGATGAAAGCACCAGTTTATCGAGGGAATAGCGGAAGCCCTGTTTTGAATAAAGATGGTAAAGTAATTGGGGTTATTTTCGCCACATTAGATCATGATGAACACGGCAGGGTCGGATTATTTGTGCCTATAGATGAGTATCTTAATACAAAATAA
- the qoxA gene encoding cytochrome aa3 quinol oxidase subunit II, with the protein MKLKMKWALMTMVFTIATVLTGCEPLLVLDPKGPQAKTQADDIMLSIWLMSGIVIVVLAILVFVLIKYRASNQSKDYEPPHIEGSPIVEAICIGIPILIVIFLSIVSVKSNYEVEATPAGYEDQEPLIIYASSSNWKWHFSYPEEDIETVNYLYIPEDRAIEFKLYSYGPITSFWIPQLGGQKYAMADMVTTLHLAADTQGEFVGRNANFSGAGFAENTFEVTAMSQADYDDWVKEVHETAKPLTEEKFEELLEPGHLGRSTYTGTHLEFSPAPNHDHGSTETDAEESEHENHESTNTDEESSHAHH; encoded by the coding sequence ATGAAATTAAAAATGAAGTGGGCTCTAATGACGATGGTTTTCACTATTGCCACTGTGTTAACAGGTTGTGAACCATTACTAGTTTTAGACCCGAAAGGTCCTCAGGCTAAAACTCAGGCTGATGATATTATGCTTTCTATCTGGCTGATGTCAGGTATAGTTATTGTCGTTTTAGCTATTTTAGTATTTGTGCTAATAAAATATCGCGCTTCTAATCAAAGTAAAGATTACGAGCCACCTCATATAGAAGGAAGTCCAATCGTTGAAGCAATTTGTATCGGTATTCCTATTTTGATCGTCATTTTTCTTTCAATCGTTTCTGTAAAAAGTAATTATGAAGTAGAGGCGACTCCAGCAGGATACGAAGATCAAGAGCCGTTAATAATTTATGCTTCTTCTTCTAACTGGAAATGGCATTTTAGTTATCCAGAAGAAGATATCGAGACTGTTAACTACTTGTACATCCCTGAAGACCGTGCAATTGAGTTTAAATTATATTCCTATGGACCAATTACTAGTTTTTGGATTCCACAATTAGGTGGACAAAAATATGCCATGGCTGATATGGTCACCACCTTGCACTTAGCAGCAGATACACAAGGTGAGTTTGTTGGAAGAAATGCTAACTTCAGTGGAGCAGGATTTGCAGAAAATACATTTGAAGTTACAGCTATGTCTCAGGCAGACTACGATGATTGGGTGAAAGAAGTACATGAAACAGCAAAACCTCTAACCGAAGAAAAGTTTGAGGAATTATTAGAACCGGGCCATCTTGGACGTTCTACTTACACAGGAACACATTTAGAATTCTCACCTGCGCCTAACCATGATCATGGCTCTACTGAAACGGACGCAGAAGAATCAGAACACGAAAATCACGAATCAACTAATACCGATGAGGAATCAAGTCACGCTCATCATTAA